A stretch of Pseudomonas sp. LS.1a DNA encodes these proteins:
- a CDS encoding fatty acid--CoA ligase translates to MITTRVMPAAEQAYAYPLLIKRLLLSGVRYQPNQEIVYADKLRYTYTTLLERIQRLANVLTAAGVKPGDTVALLDWDSHRALECFFAVPMLGAVLHTVNVRLSTEQVRYTMNHAEDRLVLVHDDFLPLMAQLREDLPTVEGFIRLGDGGPVMQGVPLLGEYEALLAAAEPQFDFADFDEHSLATLFYTSGTTGNPKGVYFSHRQLVLHTLVEQGTLAACGEVPLLRSGDVYMPITPMFHVHAWGVPYVATALGIKQVYPGRYEPNRLVRLYRDEGVTFSHCVPTVLQMMLDSEEGRCADLTGWKMLLGGSALTLGLAQRASERGISVHCGYGMSESCPLLSITHLSADLLALPMAQQLPLRIDAGVPIALVDLRIVDAEGNDVPRDGESLGEIVVRAPWLTQGYLHEPEQGAALWLGGWMHTGDLACIDPAGVVRIRDRIKDVIKTGGEWVSSVALENLISQHPAVASVAVIGIPDPQWGEQPLALVVRCDGMQFDQAALAGHLQPFVDSGHLNKWAIPRQLRCVDEIPKTSVGKIDKKRIRQAFL, encoded by the coding sequence ATGATCACCACTCGCGTCATGCCCGCGGCCGAGCAGGCCTACGCCTATCCGCTGCTGATCAAGCGCCTGCTGCTGTCGGGCGTGCGCTACCAGCCCAATCAGGAAATCGTCTACGCCGACAAACTGCGCTACACCTACACCACGCTGCTCGAACGCATCCAGCGGCTGGCCAATGTGCTGACCGCCGCCGGGGTCAAGCCTGGCGACACCGTGGCCTTGCTCGACTGGGACAGCCACCGGGCGCTGGAGTGCTTCTTTGCCGTGCCGATGCTGGGTGCGGTGCTGCACACGGTGAACGTACGGCTGTCCACCGAGCAGGTGCGCTACACCATGAACCATGCCGAGGATCGCCTGGTGCTGGTGCATGACGACTTCCTGCCATTGATGGCGCAGTTACGCGAGGACTTGCCGACGGTCGAGGGCTTCATCCGCCTTGGTGACGGCGGCCCCGTGATGCAGGGCGTGCCGTTGCTGGGCGAGTACGAAGCGCTGCTGGCGGCTGCCGAGCCGCAGTTCGACTTCGCCGATTTCGACGAGCACTCTCTGGCCACGCTGTTCTACACCAGCGGTACCACCGGCAACCCCAAGGGCGTGTACTTCAGCCACCGGCAACTGGTGCTGCATACCCTGGTCGAGCAGGGCACCCTGGCTGCCTGTGGGGAGGTGCCGCTGCTGCGCAGCGGCGACGTCTACATGCCCATCACGCCGATGTTCCACGTGCATGCCTGGGGCGTGCCCTATGTGGCTACGGCGTTGGGCATCAAGCAGGTCTATCCCGGGCGTTACGAGCCCAATCGCCTGGTGCGTCTGTACCGCGACGAGGGCGTGACGTTCTCCCATTGTGTGCCCACGGTGCTGCAGATGATGCTGGACAGCGAGGAAGGGCGCTGCGCCGACCTGACCGGCTGGAAAATGCTGCTGGGCGGCAGTGCCCTGACCCTGGGCCTGGCGCAACGCGCCAGCGAGCGCGGCATCAGTGTGCATTGTGGCTATGGCATGTCGGAAAGCTGCCCGCTGCTCAGCATCACCCACCTGAGCGCCGACCTGCTGGCACTGCCCATGGCGCAACAGTTGCCGCTGCGGATCGATGCCGGTGTGCCGATTGCCCTGGTGGACCTGCGCATCGTCGACGCTGAAGGCAATGATGTGCCCCGCGATGGTGAAAGCCTGGGTGAAATCGTGGTGCGTGCGCCATGGTTGACCCAGGGCTACCTGCACGAACCGGAGCAGGGCGCCGCGTTGTGGCTGGGGGGGTGGATGCACACCGGCGACCTGGCCTGCATTGACCCGGCGGGTGTGGTGCGTATTCGTGACCGGATCAAGGATGTGATCAAGACCGGTGGCGAGTGGGTCAGCTCGGTGGCGCTGGAAAACCTGATCAGCCAGCACCCGGCTGTCGCGTCGGTGGCGGTGATCGGCATTCCGGACCCGCAGTGGGGTGAACAACCGTTGGCCTTGGTGGTCCGTTGTGACGGCATGCAGTTCGATCAGGCGGCATTGGCCGGGCACCTGCAGCCGTTTGTCGACAGCG
- a CDS encoding acyl-CoA dehydrogenase C-terminal domain-containing protein has protein sequence MSDYLAPLRDMDFLFNEVFDIPAWWAQTPALAEQVDGDTARAVLEQAGRLIAEVVAPLNRSGDEQGCRWEAGQVRTPDGFADAYRAFAADGWVGVAGAPEYGGMGMPKVIGAQLEEMLNAANLSFGLYPMLTAGACLALLNHASEPLKALYLPPMYQGRWTGSMCLTEPHAGTDLGLIRTRAEPVADGRYRISGTKIFITGGEQDLTENIIHLVLARLPDAPAGPKGISLFLVPKVLVDADGALGEANAVSCGSIEHKMGIKASATCVMNFDGAIGYLVGEPNKGLNAMFTMMNYERLGVGIQGLALGERSYQGAIAYARDRQQGRAPNGAEAPQQSADPIIVHPDVRRMLLTMKALNEGGRAFSTYVALQLDLARYSEAPVVRAQAEARVALLTPVAKAFLTDMGLETTVHGQQVLGGHGYIREWGQEQLIRDCRITQIYEGTNGIQALDLVARKLFGDGGQAYRSVSDEITTFAEALPTACAEFGAPLLAAVRNLDELTDWLLDRAQGNPRELGAAAVEYLQVFGYTFYAYLWARMAVACQHHAAPEPFHLSKLGTARFYFARLLPRIHSLSASARAGSDSLYLLEAGQL, from the coding sequence ATGTCTGATTACCTTGCACCACTGCGCGACATGGATTTTCTGTTCAACGAAGTGTTCGACATCCCGGCCTGGTGGGCACAAACGCCCGCCCTGGCCGAGCAGGTCGATGGCGACACTGCCCGGGCCGTGCTGGAACAGGCCGGCAGGCTGATTGCCGAGGTGGTGGCGCCGCTCAACCGCAGTGGCGACGAGCAGGGCTGCCGCTGGGAGGCCGGCCAGGTGCGTACCCCCGACGGCTTCGCTGACGCCTACCGGGCATTCGCCGCGGATGGCTGGGTGGGCGTGGCCGGCGCCCCTGAGTACGGGGGCATGGGCATGCCGAAAGTGATCGGCGCCCAGCTTGAAGAAATGCTCAATGCCGCCAATCTGTCGTTCGGCCTGTACCCGATGCTGACCGCCGGGGCTTGCCTGGCGCTGCTCAACCATGCCAGCGAGCCGTTGAAGGCGCTGTACCTGCCGCCCATGTACCAAGGGCGCTGGACCGGTTCGATGTGCCTGACCGAGCCGCATGCTGGCACCGACCTGGGCCTGATTCGCACCCGCGCCGAGCCGGTTGCCGATGGCCGTTATCGCATCAGCGGTACCAAGATCTTCATCACTGGCGGTGAGCAGGACCTGACCGAGAACATCATCCACCTGGTACTGGCGCGGCTGCCGGATGCGCCCGCCGGGCCCAAGGGCATCTCGCTGTTCCTGGTGCCCAAGGTGCTGGTTGACGCCGACGGCGCGCTGGGTGAGGCCAATGCGGTGAGTTGCGGTTCGATCGAGCACAAGATGGGCATCAAGGCCTCGGCCACCTGCGTGATGAACTTCGACGGTGCAATCGGCTACCTGGTGGGCGAGCCGAACAAAGGCCTCAACGCGATGTTCACCATGATGAACTACGAGCGCCTGGGCGTAGGTATCCAGGGCCTGGCCCTGGGCGAACGCTCCTATCAGGGTGCCATCGCCTATGCCCGTGACCGCCAGCAGGGCCGTGCACCGAACGGCGCCGAAGCACCGCAGCAAAGCGCTGACCCGATCATCGTCCACCCGGACGTGCGGCGCATGCTGCTGACCATGAAAGCGCTGAACGAAGGCGGGCGGGCCTTTTCCACCTATGTGGCGCTGCAGCTGGACCTGGCCAGATACAGTGAAGCCCCGGTCGTGCGCGCCCAGGCCGAAGCCAGGGTGGCGCTGCTCACACCGGTGGCCAAGGCCTTCCTCACCGACATGGGGCTGGAGACCACCGTGCACGGCCAGCAGGTGCTGGGCGGTCATGGCTATATCCGTGAGTGGGGCCAGGAGCAGCTGATCCGCGACTGCCGCATCACCCAGATCTACGAAGGCACCAATGGTATCCAGGCGCTAGACCTGGTGGCGCGCAAGCTGTTTGGCGATGGCGGCCAGGCCTATCGCAGTGTGTCCGACGAAATCACCACCTTTGCCGAGGCATTGCCCACGGCATGTGCAGAGTTCGGCGCGCCATTGCTGGCCGCCGTGCGCAACCTCGACGAGCTGACTGACTGGTTGCTCGACCGGGCCCAGGGCAACCCGCGCGAGCTTGGCGCGGCGGCGGTGGAGTACCTGCAGGTGTTTGGTTACACCTTCTACGCCTACCTGTGGGCACGCATGGCCGTGGCATGCCAACACCATGCGGCCCCCGAGCCGTTCCACCTGAGCAAGCTGGGTACCGCGCGGTTCTACTTTGCCCGCCTGCTGCCACGTATTCACTCGCTGAGCGCCAGCGCCAGGGCCGGTAGTGACAGCCTGTACCTGCTCGAGGCCGGGCAACTGTGA